Below is a genomic region from Triticum aestivum cultivar Chinese Spring unplaced genomic scaffold, IWGSC CS RefSeq v2.1 scaffold10280, whole genome shotgun sequence.
CCATGTAACATTCCAAGAGGGAATGGCGCCAAGAATCTTGTGCACCACACATTTGACATTTATCATTTGTCGCCATCTTCCTCCTGTATTGAACATCTTCAGTAGGGACCGAGTGCTTAGCAAGTCTCCATAGAAAGTTTCTGATCTTACCCGGCACCTGTACGGACCATAAAGAATTAAAGATGTCCATGATTTAGCTTTTGATTGACGATTTGATGTACTTGCCCTACCTTCAAGCTAATCCTCTCGGTGTTTTTCCTATGAGCTAACATCAGTACACTGAGCAGACCGAGAACAACCAATTTTTCTCATGATTCCATGCCCATTTTCCTTGTGCATAGCAGTATGCTTAGAATAACATTTAAGTTCGTCGCGATGAAAACTTGTTCAGTTACATCCTTCAATGTTGGGTTTGTACTATCAATCAAGTCGCTAACCAAGTTAGTGGATCGGCCATGAGGCAAGCAATAGGCCTCACAGTTCCATCTCTGGGAATCCAATTATCAGCCAAATCCATCTCCTATTCTCCTTATCAAGCCTTGATTGAGGACACCCCGGCCTTCTAAAATCGCCCTCCAAATCTGAGACTGTCTACTTCCCAGTTCAGCAGtaactatataaagaggtccaactcttcttcaactttcGGGGTAGGACTAAactttagcaccaccacttgccattttaccaTGGGCCActatttgagatttcagaaattgctatgggcctagcccattaattctaacaatcccccaccagatctcaaatactcatttagagatttgccttctctcaccgCTTGTTTAATATATCAatgtttcagcagagactgttaagttgaacttctgcctagaactttaagctacatccattcacaacttgacaatggactataccttgaattgctagttttgtgtgaacaggtttcactcaaagtcttaaccagtacctggCTGCTAGTAGGCTACCacgcggtttggagcttatacgtcatactccctggtctctttgtgagcttactagagatcacccaaatctcatagactgcgacgtttacagtcggaactcatataggtgtgttctttcaagactgctctgtaggatagcatctttgctaattatagccaatagaaccacattaaggcataTTGCCAACGTGCCTTACATCTCTGAGCCTTATAACTCTGAGGGTTTCGCATCTTTACTTAGAGACTGTCATtagttattactctcctcagttaaccaatagcttgttcttcccagatcctaattcacgggatctccgatcacaaaggttgggttactactatgggtctcatacccatctccctcgatgcaatatgtatcacatttcgtgatagtccctttgtaaagggatctgccaggtttttgtctgtttgaatatacgtaacagttattactccaGAGTTTCTCAACTTCCTAACAGACTTCAAACATCtcttcacgtgtcttgatgactttgcattatctttagaattgttcactttagcgataactGTTTGGTtgtcacaattcataagaatagccggtacaggtttttcaaccacaggcaagtccatcaagagcccacgcagccattctgcctcaacatAAGTTGTGTCtaaagcagttaattctgcttcctagttgacctcgtcaatatggtttgcttgcaagacctccatgacactgcgccacctccatgagtaaatacataccaCTTGTTGCATAgagtacatcaacatcggagatccagtttgaatcactatatccttctagcacagcaggatgccctgaataagtaattccgtaactcatagtacctctcagatagcgcaagaccctttctagtgcatgccaatgatcatcacccgggttggacatgaacctaatcagtttgctcacagcaaaagagatatctggtcttgtagcgctagctaagtacatgagtgaaccaacaatttgagagtatcttaattgatctctcctttctttcttgttctttctgagtgtcacactgggatcataaggtgttggagaaggcttgctatccataaagCCGAACCGgctcaagaccttctcaacatagtgagattgcgttagagtaatcccactctcatccttaataagttcgatgtttagaattacatcggcttctcccagatctttcatatcaaaactttttgatagaaaagacttgatcTCATTGATCGCATTAATGTctgtaccaaagatcagtatgtcatccacatacaaacataatatgacactattgcccacaccatggcgatagtaaacacacctatcaaCCTCGTTAAagacaaatcctgcagaagtcagagttctttcaaaacttctcatgccattgcttaggtgcctgtttcaggccatacaaatattttaacaacttgcacacatttctctcttcaccctttaccacaaacccgtcaggctgatccatatagatttcctcttccaactctccattgaggaaagttgTCTTtatatccatttgatgaatgataagaccataagagcCAGCCAAGGAAAataacactcgaatggtggtcattctagcaacgggtgaataggtgtcaaagtaatcttcgccttctttttgggtgtagcccttggccactagccgcgccttgtacttatcaatagtacaatcaggctttagcttctttttgaacacccacttacagcccacaggtttacaaccatatggtctatcagcTAATTTTAAAATGCACGAGAGATTGGATTTGAACCCATGACACGCGAAATCAGTGATCGACACGATAACCACGCGACCACCCCAcactatacctggccatgggcctcgccgggccgggcttgggccgggcctaaaaaagcccacaaccgaaaactgaggcccaggccctaccattgggcctacttttcaagcccaagcccggcccatatggtaaaaagccctgaaaagcccttagggcttagggccgtgggccgggcctcttccttaaaatgccaatatgccaagcccaaacccgtccaggccctgctggtgggctcaaaactcaggcccaagcccggcccacgggcaagcccatcgggcctaggccctggattttagggccgggccggAGAGGGCCAAGACTACCCCACACGGTGCGTTTATGTACATGTTATTCCATTatttattctttcttttcttttctccttttttatctgtccttttttctttctgttttcaaattcacaaactttttcctcaaatagatgaacttttttcctAAATCCATGAACTAATTTTTTGAaactcgtgaacttttttcaaattgatgaacttttaaaATTCacgatttttttcaaaatcaatgaagttTTTATAAATTAGAGAACTTTTTTCCAAAATAGATAAACTTTTATCGAATTACGATGAATGTTTTTcaattttgtgaatatttttcaaaatcgatgatttttCACAATcaatgaattttctcaaattttttatttttttaaatcaatGCACTATTTTTTAATTGTGGgatttttttcttcaaatttgatgatttttttttcaaatttgtgaactttttctcaaaatccATCATTTTTTAATTCACGAACCTTTCTctgtttttgtgattttttttccaaaatcacTAGTTGATTGGTCAACCAGCCAACCAGCTGGAAGCAAGCGAGCGAATTATCGCGCCACGTTCGAGTTCCTGCGTCGATTGaactttagttgggccggcccagtagcgcCACAGCTTCGAGCGCTCGTATGCTAAACCCGCGCTGAGAGCGCTGGTTAGGAGCTCCCGTAAAAACCCTCAGTCGAGGCACCCAGAATATTTGCACTTGCTTCTCGGCCAAAAGCCCAACAATGCCTTGTCTCCCGTTCTTTCAACCGCACCATTAAAAATTTATCTTTATGTAAATTTTCCGATGGTGGAATCATTTGCGCCGGCGCACGGGAGGCAACCGAGAATTCATCCGGTTCAACTCCTCAAGGATTTTTTTTTGACGGGAACTCCTCAAGGAATGTCAATGCGAAAGAAAGAAAGAACGGATAACGGGATTTGGTACTTATTCGCATGAATAATCTTCCGACGAGCTTTAAAAACATACACACGAGATTCATTAAAAAActgtatttttattttttcagatcACTGTATTTTTTTAGTGGGCCACGCCAAGTGCTGCCAAAGGAAAAAACACTTCATACGTTCAAGCCCTTGTGTGTTTTTGCGTCTGATACTGGACCTTGCGACGGGCCTTCATAGGCGAAATCCCCACGATCCACGAACCCGAAGGCCCATCCATTTGACGAGCCGCATTCGGCAGGCTAAACCCAGCCGCCAGCCCGCGAGCTCGCACCACCGTCTCCGACCGACCCGAGCCGAGCGACGAGTAGGgtttgcctcgccgccgccgctcgacgCACACGCGATGGCGGCGCTGGTGGAGACGAGCATGGGGGTGGTGCGGGAGGTGCTGGGCGACTCGGTGGTGGACGAGGTGGACGAGCCCATCGTCTCCTACATCGCCAACGTCCTCGCCGACCAGGACTTCGACTTCGGGCCCCCCGACGGCCACGGCATCTTCGACGCCCTCGGCGACCTCCTCATCGACGCCCGCTGCGTCTACGACCGAGAGCACTGCCTCGANNNNNNNNNNNNNNNNNNNNNNNNNNNNNNNNNNNNNNNNNNNNNNNNNNNNNNNNNNNNNNNNNNNNNNNNNNNNNNNNNNNNNNNNNNNNNNNNNNNNNNNNNNNNNNNNNNNNNNNNNNNNNNNNNNNNNNNNNNNNNNNNNNNNNNNNNNNNNNNNNNNNNNNNNNNNNNNNNNNNNNNNNNNNNNNNNNNNNNNNNNNNNNNNNNNNNNNNNNNNNNNNNNNNNNNNNNNNNNNNNNNNNNNNNNNNNNNNNNNNNNNNNNNNNNNNNNNNNNNNNNNNNNNNNNNNNNNNNNNNNNNNNNNNNNNNNNNNNNNNNNNNNNNNNNNNNNNNNNNNNNNNNNNNNNNNNNNNNNNNNNNNNNNNNNNNNNNNNNNNNNNNNNNNNNNNNNNNNNNNNNNNNNNNNNNNNNNNNNNNNNNNNNNNNNNNNNNNNNNNNNNNNNNNNNNNNNNNNNNNNNNNNNNNNNNNNNNNNNNNNNNNNNNNNNNNNNNNNNNNNNNNNNNNNNNNNNNNNNNNNNNNNNNNNNNNNNNNNNNNNNNNNNNNNCCCCCAATCCACCCGGTCGCCATTTCGCTTCCCCAATCTGGGCTGATTGGATAGAGCTTCGATTTCATGGCCCCAGGTTTCGGTTCCAGGTTAGATTCGATGTATGCTAGCTTAATTAGCGCTCACAGTCACAGTAGCATCATTCGGTAGCTATCCATTGAGGACTGCTGTGTTCTGATGTGTTCAATATATGGATTTTAGCCTTAATTAGCGCTCAATCAGCCCCAGATGTGTTCTGTAATGGCGGCTTTTAGCTGTTAGTAGTCACTGACCTTTACGACCCCGTGCACGCACACAGACGGATTCTGGTGTCGAGAAGTAGTTGAATAGTTTGATTTTGATCCAGCATGACACTGATGCCTTTTTTGCTTCCTTCTTGGTATTATGATATAGGTCTGCACTAAGCTCTGTGAGAAGTTGGGGAGCCATGGCATTGTCAAACCTAAGGCAGCCGTGCGGAGCCTCGCCACGCCTCTGCGCATGAACGCGGGGATGGAGGAGCAGGTCGCTCCCAAGAAGCCAGAGAATATCTTCGACGCGCCCTTGCTGTCCTCGCGCGACAAGGCCAAGCTCGAACGGAACAAGAGAAAAGAAGACAGGCAAAGAGAGGTGAGCTGCTCGCTCCTAGATTGCCAGATGACAAATCTTTGTGTCATTGATTTGTTTGATACGAATTTCAGCAGAAATATAGTGCTTAGTATGTTTCCCCACTTTGACAGACAGAACCCGTATATGCAATTTGAAAATGCCTTCCCTCCTCATTGAACCTGATTTATATGGTACGCCGTGTTGCTTGTTGTGCAGGCCCAGTACCAAATGCATGTTGCCGAAATGGAGGCGCTCAGGGCTGGAATGCCTCCAGTTTATGTAAATCACAGTAATGTTGGTGGCACAACCATTAGGGATATCCATATGGAGAACTTCAGTGTTACTGTTGGAGGTCGTGATCTTATTCAAGATGTCACCTTAACGCTCGCTTTTGGAAGGCACTATGGTGAGTTACTACTTAGCTTACTATGTATGTCTGAAGTTCCCACCTACTGAGGAGGCTCAGGACATGTTGCCCGCTCATGATGATCTCATTGCTTATTTTATTAATGTGAAACTATGTGCTGTGTAGAAACTCTCTAGAAATAGCTTTGGAACAAGGGAGCACATATATTAAAGTATCACTTCTTGGGCATACAAGCACATCTACCCCTTGAAATATTGCCGAATCAGTTCCTATTCCTTTTTTCCTTAAGTGATTTAGTTTATTTACATACCATTTCAGGTCTTGTTGGAAGAAATGGTACTGGAAAGACTTCTCTTCTCAGAGCTATGGCTCAACATGCAATTGATGGAATTCCTAAGAACTGCCAGATATTGCACGTTGAACAAGAGGTCACGGGTGATGACACAACAGCTTTGCAGTGTGTGCTGAATGCTGATGTTGAACGGGTCCAACTTATGCAAGAAGAGGCCCAGCTGGGTCAATTACTGGTTAACTACTGCATTATCAACTTTCTACATTCCCTTATTCGCTAATGTGTTCCTCTCTTTTGAGTCAATCACCCTTTTTTGAGTTTTGTTTATCGATTTGCTTATAGTCTGCTACTTCTATGTAGAAAGATCTAGAGTATGAGGCAGAGTCCAAACAGAGCCTAGACAAGAGCAAGGGTGATGTTGACAAAGATTCTATCAGCAAGAGGCTTGAGGAGATATACAAGAGACTTGAATTCATTGATGCAGATGCAGCAGAAGCTCGTGCGGCATCAATTCTGGCGGTATGTTTCTTTTGTTGACATCCATTGCTTTGTGATTTGTTCTTGTTGTCCCATTTGTGCAGCATGTCATTGCTGTCATTTCTCTCCTAGTAGCTAGTACTTACGTTGCTTTAAAGAGTTATAGTTCTTCATACTAACATTGAACTATTCTGATTGGCTGAAATCTTTACAGGGTCTCAGTTTCACTCCAGAAATGCAATGCAAAAATACAAAATCATTTTCGGGAGGATGGCGGATGAGAATAGCACTAGCACGTGCTCTATTCATTGAGCCAGATTTACTGCTACTTGATGAGCCAACAGTGAGTTTAGAATAtagtgttgcttctcttctcttgCTGCCACATGCTAATGCTAACAAACCACCACTTTGCAGAATCATCTTGATCTGCATGCTGTGTTATGGTTAGAAACATATCTCCTGAAGTGGCCAAAGACATTCATTGTTGTGTCCCATGCTAGAGAGTTTCTGAATACGGTATGAACTCACAGTATAATTATGCAATAGCTAATATCGACATAATTTGCTTAACTCATATTTTTCATCTTAATAACTGAATAACTGAGGGAAAACATTTCTTAGGTTGTCACCGACGTTCTTCACCTACATGGTAAGAAGCTACATGCTTACAAAGGTGACTATGACACATTTGAGAGGACAAGGGAGGAGCACCTCAAGAATCAGATGAAAGCCTTCGAAACAAATGAGAAGGCCAGAGGACACATGCAGGTTGGTTTCTGCTTTTAGTGGGTATGGTTAGCCCTCAAAGTACGTTAAtaaacccttttcaagaaaattGTGCTGATAGTGTcaaaaaaaggaaagagagagagagagagagagagagagagagagagagagagagagagagagagttgaaaGGTGGTTTGCACCTCAATGTGATCaaccacatactccctccgtcccataatataagaacgtttttgacactacactagagtcaaaaacgttcttatattatgggacggagggagtatgttttaagGTCTGATATAGTTTCCTTTTCAAGATCATGCTGTAATTTCCCACTAGCCCTCTGACTTTCTAGTGCACCGTATCTCTCTTCAAGATGTTACTCTGTTTAGCATAGAAGCTTATCTATGCTGGTCTTATGCTATTAAATTCTACAGTACAGAATATGTTCATTAGTTTGAAATGGTAATAGCAATAGCAATTGTAGGCAAGCAGAGCTTGTGTGACTGTCTGACCTAGGTCCTGCTTGCATTGTTTACGCTTGAACACGATACCAAATTTACATTCAAAGAACTATATCTGATCTTAGCTCAGAGGTGAAAGTAAAATTGAACTAGGTACAGTGCAGCTAGATCTTTTTGGAAAGATCAGGGATGAGGTTTGTTGATCTATTTTCTTTTGTAGGCATTCATTGACAAGTTCAGATACAATGCAAAGAGAGCATCACTTGTTCAATCAAGAATCAAGGTACATTTTCTTGCTCCTGTTTCCGTGACCTCATCGTACAATGCATAACTTTTGTTGTCGTTTCAATTTACAGATGATTTACAGCACCCAACTAATAATTATTTACATGCTTGTTCAGTGAGTAAATTGATGTTTGTCCTCATCTTATTTATTTGCATTATCTCAGGCATTGGAGCGAATGGAACATGTTGACGCTGTTGTTAGTGACCCAGAGTATGGTGGCTCCCTAAATCTGTTTTATTTGGTCTTTTGTCTACCATTGACTTAGCAATTGCCTGGTTAATCATTTGCAGCTACAAATTCGAATTTCCAACTCCAGATGACCGTCCTGGACCACCAATCATTAGCTTCAGGTTTCAGTTCCCATCCCTCGTCATTTACCATTTATGGAAGCTTATTCTGCTCTTCCCATGCGAACCTCATGGTTCATGGCTTCTTATTTTTTACTCCCTTTTATTTTGATCAACCACTCTACCATTTCTGTCAAGACATAGCAGTTAGTTGTATACACATTCTCTTTTGAGATAGCTATATGCCTATATCATATAGCGATGAATTTGTTTTACTCGATTTTATCTGTTGAAATGAATGCTTATACGTTCGATTTGTGCAGTGACGCGTCATTTGGTTATCCTGGAGGGCCTATTTTGTTTAAAAACTTGAATTTTGGTATCGACCTCGACAGCCGCATAGCAAGTACGAATTATTTGTTCCAGTCATATTTTATTTACTGTAAAGAATAATATTTAGCTTTTGCTTCAGTGGTGTGCCCATTTTTTCCTCACATTTGATTTATTGTTTCCAGTGGTTGGTTCAAACGGTATCGGGAAGTCCACTATACTGAAATTAATATCTGGAGACCTGCAGCCAACTTCGGGAACAGTGTTTCGCTCCCCCAAGGTGCTTTATCCTTCTAGAGCTACACTCTAGATATTTTACTGGTTCTGCACAATTGTACTGCT
It encodes:
- the LOC123172799 gene encoding ABC transporter F family member 3; the protein is MAALVETSMGVVREVLGDSVVDEVDEPIVSYIANVLADQDFDFGPPDGHGIFDALGDLLIDARCVYDREHCLEVCTKLCEKLGSHGIVKPKAAVRSLATPLRMNAGMEEQVAPKKPENIFDAPLLSSRDKAKLERNKRKEDRQREAQYQMHVAEMEALRAGMPPVYVNHSNVGGTTIRDIHMENFSVTVGGRDLIQDVTLTLAFGRHYGLVGRNGTGKTSLLRAMAQHAIDGIPKNCQILHVEQEVTGDDTTALQCVLNADVERVQLMQEEAQLGQLLKDLEYEAESKQSLDKSKGDVDKDSISKRLEEIYKRLEFIDADAAEARAASILAGLSFTPEMQCKNTKSFSGGWRMRIALARALFIEPDLLLLDEPTNHLDLHAVLWLETYLLKWPKTFIVVSHAREFLNTVVTDVLHLHGKKLHAYKGDYDTFERTREEHLKNQMKAFETNEKARGHMQAFIDKFRYNAKRASLVQSRIKALERMEHVDAVVSDPDYKFEFPTPDDRPGPPIISFSDASFGYPGGPILFKNLNFGIDLDSRIAMVGSNGIGKSTILKLISGDLQPTSGTVFRSPKVRMAVFSQHHVDGLDLTVNPLLYMMRCFPGVPEQKLRSHLGSFGVTGNLALQSMYTLSGGQKSRVAFAKITFKKPHIILLDEPSNHLDLDAVEALIQGLLIFQGGVLMVSHDEHLITGSVDELWAVTDGKVAPFPGTFKEYKKMLTT